Proteins found in one Halogeometricum rufum genomic segment:
- a CDS encoding helix-turn-helix domain-containing protein, with amino-acid sequence MREFEFTVTFEPGADDLMDVFSEYPSLSARSSTCFTTDDRMWRIDHVKGEREALDAFDDVFLDERRCNECFDVVNCDTTRTYHVLDRKANSRTVYTDRREVHRCHSIPHHVTDHLGDGVVFESRRTRGEYRWRILYPGERAIGDLYDDIESNLRDGLELEVSHLSRAGNWDVDSRVAAQLSPAHWEVLEAAVEHGYYDRPRDVTVAELASVLDVPRSTVQYRLRTAEDLIVEQFVESAL; translated from the coding sequence ATGCGAGAGTTCGAGTTCACCGTCACCTTCGAACCGGGGGCCGACGACCTGATGGACGTCTTCTCCGAGTATCCGTCGCTGTCGGCCCGTTCCTCGACGTGTTTCACCACGGACGACCGGATGTGGCGCATCGACCACGTGAAGGGCGAACGCGAGGCCCTCGACGCGTTCGACGACGTGTTCCTGGACGAACGGCGCTGCAACGAGTGCTTCGACGTCGTGAACTGCGATACGACGCGCACGTACCACGTCCTCGACCGGAAGGCGAACTCGCGGACGGTGTACACCGACCGGCGGGAGGTACACCGCTGTCACTCCATCCCGCACCACGTCACCGACCACCTCGGCGACGGCGTCGTCTTCGAGTCTCGCCGGACGCGGGGGGAGTACCGGTGGCGCATCCTCTACCCCGGGGAACGGGCCATCGGCGACCTGTACGACGACATCGAGTCGAACCTCCGCGACGGCCTCGAACTCGAAGTCTCCCACCTCTCGCGGGCCGGCAACTGGGACGTGGACTCGCGCGTCGCCGCGCAGTTGTCACCGGCCCACTGGGAGGTGCTCGAAGCGGCCGTCGAACACGGGTACTACGACCGTCCCCGCGACGTGACCGTCGCCGAGTTGGCGTCGGTGCTGGACGTGCCGCGTTCGACCGTCCAGTACCGTCTGCGGACGGCGGAGGACCTAATCGTCGAACAGTTCGTCGAGTCGGCGCTCTGA